One genomic segment of Pristis pectinata isolate sPriPec2 chromosome 38, sPriPec2.1.pri, whole genome shotgun sequence includes these proteins:
- the men1 gene encoding menin has protein sequence MGLKSTQAAFFPICSIDEVVKLFEFELKKDEPDLTLLSLVLGFVEHFLAVNRVIPINVPGYSFDGSSEPGSESRTCFPRVDLLQIKALHTRFTTMIRGAVDRSLYPTKGGYSSRDLVKKVSDVIWNSLSRSYFKDRAHIQSLFSFITGTKLDSSGVAFAVVAACQVLGLRDVHLGLSEDHAWVIFGENGEETAEVTWHGKGNEDRRGQTVTAGVAERSWLYLKGSYLKCDRKMEVALMVCAINPSIDHHTDSVELLQLQQHLLWLLYDLGHLKKYPMALGNLADLEELEAMPGRPDPLTLFHEGISSAKKYYNNEHIYPYVYLASYFCRNRNVKDALASWGDAATVIQDYNYCREDEEIYKEFFDIANDIIPNLIKEMASVTETSEEHGDGGTEGQQGRPVPNTALQDPESFAQLLRFYDGICKWEEGSSTPVLHVGWATFLVQSISKFDGQVRHKVTIIVKDTEANEDDDQHSDDSRDARRRGPRRESKAEEPPPAKKFQAEKVVERRRSAPTQRVVPVPAPPLPAPAPTGPCVTFHSEKMKGMKELLTALKINSSAIKLQLTAQSQVQMKKQKLSSASDYTLSFLKRQRKSL, from the exons ATGGGCTTGAAGTCCACGCAAGCTGCCTTCTTTCCCATCTGCAGCATCGATGAGGTGGTCAAGCTGTTCGAGTTTGAGCTGAAGAAGGACGAGCCAGACCTGACCCTACTGTCTCTCGTGCTGGGGTTCGTGGAGCATTTCCTGGCCGTCAACAGAGTCATTCCCATCAACGTGCCGGGATACAGCTTCGATGGAAGCTCGGAGCCGGGCTCTGAGTCCAGGACTTGCTTCCCCCGCGTGGATCTCCTTCAGATCAAGGCGCTGCACACCAGATTCACCACCATGATCCGGGGAGCTGTGGACCGCTCGCTCTACCCCACCAAAGGGGGTTACTCCAGCCGGGACCTGGTGAAGAAGGTGTCCGACGTGATCTGGAACAGCCTGAGCCGCTCGTACTTCAAGGACAGGGCGCATATCCAGTCTCTGTTTAGCTTCATCACTG GCACGAAACTGGACAGTTCGGGGGTGGCGTTTGCAGTGGTGGCGGCCTGTCAGGTGCTGGGGCTCCGCGACGTTCACCTGGGGCTGTCGGAGGATCACGCCTGGGTTATCTTCGGTGAAAACGGAGAGGAGACGGCAGAGGTCACCTGGCACGGCAAAGGAAATGAGGACAGGCGGGGACAGACTGTGACTGCAGGTGTTGCTGAGAGG AGCTGGCTGTACCTGAAGGGCTCCTACCTAAAGTGTGATCGCAAGATGGAGGTGGCCCTCATGGTGTGTGCCATCAACCCATCGATTGACCACCACACGGACAGCGTGGAGCTGCTGCAGCTGCAACAG cACCTCCTGTGGCTGCTGTATGACCTAGGACATCTGAAAAA GTATCCAATGGCGCTGGGAAATCTCGCAGATCTGGAGGAGCTGGAGGCAATGCCAGGGAGACCAGATCCACTTACCCTTTTTCATGAG GGCATATCGTCGGCAAAAAAGTACTACAACAACGAACACATCTATCCCTACGTCTACCTGGCCAGTTACTTCTGCCGCAACAGGAATGTGAAGGATGCTCTGGCTTCCTGGGGTGACGCAGCCACCGTCATCCAAGA TTACAACTACTGCAGAGAAGacgaggagatttacaaagagtTCTTCGATATTGCCAATGATATCATTCCGAATTTAATCAAGGAGATGGCCAGCGTAACCGAGACTTCTGAGGAGCACGGAGACGGGGGCACTGAG GGTCAGCAAGGACGGCCCGTGCCCAACACGGCTCTCCAAGACCCCGAGAGCTTTGCCCAGTTACTCCGGTTCTACGACGGGATCTGTAAGTGGGAAGAAGGCAGCTCCACGCCGGTCCTCCACGTGGGCTGGGCCACCTTCCTCGTTCAATCCATCAGCAAGTTCGATGGGCAG GTGCGGCACAAGGTGACGATCATCGTGAAGGACACGGAGGCGAACGAGGACGACGACCAGCACAGCGACGACTCGCGGGACGCCCGGCGCCGGGGTCCCCGCCGCGAGTCCAAGGCCGAGGAGCCGCCGCCTGCCAAGAAGTTCCAGGCGGAGAAGGTGGTGGAGCGCCGGCGGTCAGCCCCCACCCAACGGGTAGTGCCTGTGCCCGCTCCCCCCCTTCCTGCCCCCGCCCCCACGGGACCCTGCGTCACCTTCCACAGCGAGAAGATGAAGGGCATGAAGGAGCTGCTCACTGCCCTGAAGATCAACTCCAGCGCCATCAAGCTGCAGCTCACGGCCCAGTCACAGGTCCAGATGAAGAAGCAGAAGCTGAGCTCGGCCAGTGACT